One genomic segment of Hordeum vulgare subsp. vulgare chromosome 2H, MorexV3_pseudomolecules_assembly, whole genome shotgun sequence includes these proteins:
- the LOC123426709 gene encoding G-type lectin S-receptor-like serine/threonine-protein kinase At2g19130, whose protein sequence is MPLLLFVFTALFALHAVPANSATTDAISAAQPLVGGDKIVSRNGRYALGFFETGGDSNWYMGIWFNTVPKLTPVWVANRDDPIKNITSLELTISGDGNLVILNRSSSSIIWSSQARVTTTDTIAVLLNTGNLVLQESSPSSSDVFWQSFDYPTDTFLPGAKLGYDKVTGLNRRLVSWKNLINPATGAYHEELDPSGLDQFLLAPLNSSIPYWYSGAWNGQYFALMPEMSNGYFINFTFVDNDQEKYFMYTLHDETTVIRNYLDPLGQAKTNLWLESSQNWMVMFAQPKAQCDVYAVCGPSTICDDNALPSCNCMKGFAVRSPEDWGPGDRTSGCLRNTPLDCSNRSTSSTDRFYPMPCVRLPQNDPSKRATAGSDECAQICLGNCSCTAYSFVKGECSVWHGELLDLRQHQCSGTSSTNGETLYLRLAAKEFPSQQASRRGKPNVILIICATVASLGLLAALVLLIMIWRNRTKLSDGTLKNAQGVNGITAFRYADLQRATKSFSEKLGGGSFGSVFKGSLGDSTTIAVKRLDHANQGEKQFRAEVSSIGIIHHINLVRLIGFCCEGSRRLLVYEHMPNRSLDLHLFQSNATMPWHARYQIALGIARGLAYLHDSCQDCIIHCDIKPENILLDASFAPRIADFGMAKLMGRDFSRVLTTVRGTAGYLAPEWISGVAVTTKIDVYSYGMVLLEIISGRRNSWAPCSCGGEHGVYFPVKVAQKLLEGSDVGSLVDHMLHGDVNLDEAGTACKVACWCIQDDEFDRPTMGEVVQILEGLAEISVPPMPRLLQAMSGRGSSHSICS, encoded by the coding sequence ATGCCTCTCCTCCTCTTTGTCTTCACCGCACTCTTCGCCTTACACGCCGTCCCTGCGAATTCTGCCACGACGGACGCCATCTCCGCCGCACAACCGCTCGTCGGCGGTGACAAGATCGTCTCCCGGAATGGCAGGTACGCTCTCGGCTTCTTCGAGACCGGCGGCGACTCCAACTGGTACATGGGCATATGGTTCAACACAGTCCCAAAACTTACTCCGGTGTGGGTTGCAAATAGGGACGACCCAATCAAGAACATCACCTCACTGGAGCTCACAATCTCCGGGGATGGCAACCTTGTCATCTTGAACAGGTCTAGCAGCTCCATAATCTGGTCTTCTCAAGCAAGAGTCACAACCACTGACACCATTGCCGTTCTCCTGAACACTGGGAATCTCGTCCTGCAGGAGAGCTCTCCAAGCTCATCAGATGTTTTCTGGCAGAGCTTTGACTACCCCACGGACACGTTTTTGCCCGGGGCGAAGCTTGGGTATGACAAGGTCACCGGCCTTAATCGCCGCCTTGTTTCTTGGAAGAACTTGATCAACCCAGCCACTGGAGCATACCATGAGGAGTTAGACCCCAGCGGTCTCGACCAGTTCCTCCTTGCACCGCTGAACTCTTCCATACCGTATTGGTACAGCGGTGCCTGGAACGGCCAATACTTTGCCTTGATGCCAGAGATGTCAAACGGCTATTTTATAAATTTCACATTCGTCGACAATGACCAAGAGAAGTACTTCATGTATACCTTGCATGATGAAACCACCGTTATCCGTAATTATTTGGACCCCTTGGGTCAGGCAAAGACGAACCTTTGGCTAGAAAGCTCACAGAATTGGATGGTGATGTTTGCCCAACCCAAAGCTCAGTGTGATGTCTACGCAGTTTGTGGACCTTCCACCATTTGCGATGACAACGCGCTGCCATCTTGTAACTGTATGAAGGGCTTCGCTGTGAGATCACCGGAAGACTGGGGACCAGGTGATCGAACCAGTGGGTGCTTGAGAAACACTCCATTAGACTGTAGCAACAGAAGCACAAGTTCGACAGACAGGTTCTACCCCATGCCATGTGTTAGATTGCCCCAGAATGATCCTAGCAAGCGAGCTACTGCTGGTTCTGATGAGTGTGCACAGATCTGCCTGGGTAACTGTTCTTGTACTGCATACTCCTTTGTGAAGGGCGAATGCTCTGTTTGGCACGGCGAATTGCTTGACTTGAGACAGCATCAATGCAGTGGCACTTCCAGCACAAATGGAGAGACTCTTTACCTTCGCCTTGCCGCGAAAGAATTTCCCAGTCAGCAGGCTAGCAGAAGAGGAAAACCCAATGTAATACTTATCATCTGTGCAACTGTTGCTTCTTTAGGCTTGTTAGCAGCACTGGTCCTACTAATCATGATTTGGAGGAACAGAACAAAGTTATCTGATGGAACACTGAAAAATGCTCAAGGTGTCAATGGTATTACCGCGTTCCGGTATGCCGATTTGCAACGCGCAACTAAAAGTTTCTCTGAGAAGCTCGGAGGAGGCAGCTTTGGTAGTGTGTTCAAGGGGTCTCTGGGTGACTCGACAACCATAGCAGTGAAAAGGCTTGACCATGCTAACCAAGGAGAGAAGCAATTCAGGGCGGAGGTGAGCTCCATCGGGATCATTCACCATATCAATTTAGTCAGATTAATTGGTTTTTGCTGCGAAGGTAGTAGgaggttacttgtttatgagcacATGCCAAATCGGTCCCTCGATCTCCATTTATTCCAGAGCAATGCCacaatgccatggcatgccagatACCAAATCGCCCTTGGAATTGCTAGAGGATTGGCCTACTTGCACGACAGCTGCCAAGACTGCATCATACACTGTGACATTAAACCAGAAAACATCCTCCTTGACGCTTCATTTGCTCCGAGGATAGCCGACTTCGGGATGGCCAAGCTTATGGGAAGGGATTTCAGCCGGGTTCTGACCACGGTGAGAGGAACTGCGGGGTACCTCGCGCCTGAATGGATCAGCGGCGTGGCGGTCACAACAAAAATCGATGTCTACAGCTACGGCATGGTGTTGCTGGAGATCATATCTGGGAGAAGAAATTCTTGGGCACCGTGTTCTTGCGGCGGCGAACATGGTGTTTATTTCCCTGTTAAAGTTGCACAAAAGCTTCTCGAAGGCAGCGACGTCGGTAGCTTGGTGGATCACATGTTGCATGGCGATGTCAATCTGGATGAGGCTGGAACAGCTTGCAAGGTTGCGTGCTGGTGCATCCAAGATGATGAGTTTGATCGACCGACAATGGGAGAAGTAGTTCAGATTCTCGAGGGTCTGGCTGAGATCAGTGTGCCCCCGATGCCAAGGTTACTTCAAGCTATGAGCGGCAGGGGAAGTTCACATTCGATATGTTCCTAA